One Fragaria vesca subsp. vesca unplaced genomic scaffold, FraVesHawaii_1.0 scf0513167, whole genome shotgun sequence genomic window, NNNNNNNNNNNNNNNNNNNNNNNNNNNNNNNNNNNNNNNNNNNNNNNNNNNNNNNNNNNNNNNNNNNNNNNNNNNNNNNNNNNNNNNNNNNNNNNNNNNNNNNNNNNNNNNNNNNNNNNNNNNNNNNNNNNNNNNNNNNNNNNNNNNNNNNNNNNNNNNNNNNNNNNNNNNNNNNNNNNNNNNNNNNNNNNNNNNNNNNNNNNNNNNNNNNNNNNNNNNNNNNNNNNNNNNNNNNNNNNNNNNNNNNNNNNNNNNNNNNNNNNNNNNNNNNNNNNNNNNNNNNNNNNNNNNNNNNNNNNNNNNNNNNNNNNNNNNNNNNNNNNNNNNNNNNNNNNNNNNNNNNNNNNNNNNNNNNNNNNNNNNNNNNNNNNNNNNNNNNNNNNNNNNNNNNNNNNNNNNNNNNNNNNNNNNNNNNNNNNNNNNNNNNNNNNNNNNNNNNNNNNNNNNNNNNNNNNNNNNNNNNNNNNNNNNNNNNNNNNNNNNNNNNNNNNNNNNNNNNNNNNNNNNNNNNNNNNNNNNNNNNNNNNNNNNNNNNNNNNNNNNNNNNNNNNNNNNNNNNNNNNNNNNNNNNNNNNNNNNNNNNNNNNNNNNNNNNNNNNNNNNNNNNNNNNNNNNNNNNNNNNNNNNNNNNNNNNNNNNNNNNNNNNNNNNNNNNNNNNNNNNNNNNNNNNNNNNNNNNNNNNNNNNNNNNNNNNNNNNNNNNNNNNNNNNNNNNNNNNNNNNNNNNNNNNNNNNNNNNNNNNNNNNNNNNNNNNNNNNNNNNNNNNNNNNNNNNNNNNNNNNNNNNNNNNNNNNNNNNNNNNNNNNNNNNNNNNNNNNNNNNNNNNNNNNNNNNNNNNNNNNNNNNNNNNNNNNNNNNNNNNNNNNNNNNNNNNNNNNNNNNNNNNNNNNNNNNNNNNNNNNNNNNNNNNNNNNNNNNNNNNNNNNNNNNNNNNNNNNNNNNNNNNNNNNNNNNNNNNNNNNNNNNNNNNNNNNNNNNNNNNNNNNNNNNNNNNNNNNNNNNNNNNNNNNNNNNNNNNNNNNNNNNNNNNNNNNNNNNNNNNNNNNNNNNNNNNNNNNNNNNNNNNNNNNNNNNNNNNNNNNNNNNNNNNNNNNNNNNNNNNNNNNNNNNNNNNNNNNNNNNNNNNNNNNNNNNNNNNNNNNNNNNNNNNNNNNNNNNNNNNNNNNNNNNNNNNNNNNNNNNNNNNNNNNNNNNNNNNNNNNNNNNNNNNNNNNNNNNNNNNNNNNNNNNNNNNNNNNNNNNNNNNNNNNNNNNNNNNNNNNNNNNNNNNNNNNNNNNNNNNNNNNNNNNNNNNNNNNNNNNNNNNNNNNNNNNNNNNNNNNNNNNNNNNNNNNNNNNNNNNNNNNNNNNNNNNNNNNNNNNNNNNNNNNNNNNNNNNNNNNNNNNNNNNNNNNNNNNNNNNNNNNNNNNNNNNNNNNNNNNNNNNNNNNNNNNNNNNNNNNNNNNNNNNNNNNNNNNNNNNNNNNNNNNNNNNNNNNNNNNNNNNNNNNNNNNNNNNNNNNNNNNNNNNNNNNNNNNNNNNNNNNNNNNNNNNNNNNNNNNNNNNNNNNNNNNNNNNNNNNNNNNNNNNNNNNNNNNNNNNNNNNNNNNNNNNNNNNNNNNNNNNNNNNNNNNNNNNNNNNNNNNNNNACTTtacaactttcaccttcaataattgattcaatcttaagaaccatttttatttccaaaaagtctacatttatgtgatttttctcatctaaatggtagatatttctcatgaaaatagtagctgtgtcttatgttaaatgtagactttgcaactttcaccttccattattaattcaatctcaagaacaattttgatttccataaagtctacttttttgtgattttgctcatctaaatggtagacatttcttttgaaaagagtagttgtgtcttatgttaagtGTAGACTTtacaactttcaccttcaataattgattcaatcttaagaaccatttttatttccaaaaagtctacatttatgtgatttttctcatctaaatagtagatatttctcatgaaaatagtagctgtgtcttatgttaaatgtagactatgcaactttcaccttccattattgattcaatctcaagaacaattttgatttccagaaagtctacttttttgtgatttttcttatctaaatggtagacatttctcttgaaaagagtagttgtgtcttatgttaaatgtagactttgcaacttgcaccttcaataattgattcaatcttaagaaccatttttatttctaaataGTCTacatttatatgatttttctcatctaaatggtagatatttctcatgaaaatagtagctgtgtcttatgttaaatgtagactttgcaactttcaccttccattattgattcaatctcaagaacaattttgatttccagaaagtgtacttttttgtgattttgtttatctaaatggtagacatttctcatgaaaatagtagttgtatGACTTGTATTTTAtattaaatgtaaactttgcaactttcactttcaattgattcaatctcaagaacaattttgatttccagaaagtctacttttttgtgattttgctcatctaaatggtagacatttctgatgaaaatagtagttgtgttttatgttaaatgtagactttgcaacttttgcctttaatgggttcaatatcaagaaccattttgattttcagaaagtctactgtttgtgattttgctcatctaaaaggtagatatttctcataaaaattatagttgtgttttatgttaaatgtagattttgcaatttcaccttccattattgattcaatctcaagaacaattttgatttccagaaagtctacttttttgtgattttgctcatctaaattgTAGACATTTCTTTTGAAAagagtagttgtgtcttatgttaaatgtagactttgcaactttcaccttcaataattgattcaatcttaagaacctatttttatttccagatAGTCTACATTTATGTGTATTTTTCTCATNNNNNNNNNNNNNNNNNNNNNNNNNNNNNNNNNNNNNNNNNNNNNNNNNNNNNNNNNNNNNNNNNNNNNNNNNNNNNNNNNNNNNNNNNNNNNNNNNNNNNNNNNNNNNNNNNNNNNNNNNNNNNNNNNNNNNNNNNNNNNNNNNNNNNNNNNNNNNNNNNNNNNNNNNNNNNNNNNNNNNNNNNNNNNNNNNNNNNNNNNNNNNNNNNNNNNNNNNNNNNNNNNNNNNNNNNNNNNNNNNNNNNNNNNNNNNNNNNNNNNNNNNNNNNNNNNNNNNNNNNNNNNNNNNNNNNNNNNNNNNNNNNNNNNNNNNNNNNNNNNNNNNNNNNNNNNNNNNNNNNNNNNNNNNNNNNNNNNNNNNNNNNNNNNNNNNNNNNNNNNNNNNNNNNNNNNNNNNNNNNNNNNNNNNNNNNNNNNNNNNNNNNNNNNNNNNNNNNNNNNNNNNNNNNNNNNNNNNNNNNNNNNNNNNNNNNNNNNNNNNNNNNNNNNNNNNNNNNNNNNNNNNNNNNNNNNNNNNNNNNNNNNNNNNNNNNNNNNNNNNNNNNNNNNNNNNNNNNNNNNNNNNNNNNNNNNNNNNNNNNNNNNNNNNNNNNNNNNNNNNNNNNNNNNNNNNNNNNNNNNNNNNNNNNNNNNNNNNNNNNNNNNNNNNNNNNNNNNNNNNNNNNNNNNNNNNNNNNNNNNNNNNNNNNNNNNNNNNNNNNNNNNNNNNNNNNNNNNNNNNNNNNNNNNNNNNNNNNNNNNNNNNNNNNNNNNNNNNNNNNNNNNNNNNNNNNNNNNNNNNNNNNNNNNNNNNNNNNNNNNNNNNNNNNNNNNNNNNNNNNNNNNNNNNNNNNNNNNNNNNNNNNNNNNNNNNNNNNNNNNNNNNNNNNNNNNNNNNNNNNNNNNNNNNNNNNNNNNNNNNNNNNNNNNNNNNNNNNNNNNNNNNNNNNNNNNNNNNNNNNNNNNNNNNNNNNNNNNNNNNNNNNNNNNNNNNNNNNNNNNNNNNNNNNNNNNNNNNNNNNNNNNNNNNNNNNNNNNNNNNNNNNNNNNNNNNNNNNNNNNNNNNNNNNNNNNNNNNNNNNNNNNNNNNgagagagagagagaaactaacCCCGttagtgagagagtgagaattagtttgagatttaaattggATGACCAGTCAAACAGGTAGCATGTCTTCATTAATCTAGTTGGACCAATCATAAGCAACCATGGGGTGGataccttaaggcacacaagtatttgccaaaaaaacatatatatcttaagctctaaaaaaacataaaaataaatggaagAAGTGTTTACCCATTTTGCAAATGCCATCCAGAGAGATCGCCGACTTCAGAAAGAGCATCTCTCCACCTCTTTACTGTTCCTGGATTTCCTTGAAACCTGTTTTGATGCTTCTCAAATGCTTCAACAAAGTAGTCCCATGTTTGTCTTCGTACCTCAGATGGATCAACATCATAGAACACTGGAAGCACTTTTTgtcccttttctttcttgcaaTCCACAATCTTTGCAATCTCAtccaaacaaaatgaagaattgGCGTAGTTTCGTGAAACAACCACAATGACATATCTCGATTCTTCAATTGCTTTCAAGAGATTCGGACCAATTGACTCCCCTCTCACAAGTTCTTCATCATCTCGAAATGTGCGTATCCCATTGTGTATGAGAGCAGTGTAAAGATGGTCTGTGAAATTATTACGGGTATCTGTACCTCTGAAACTGAGGAACACATCGTATGTCAATCTACgaaatggaggaggagaagaagaagaagaagcagcagcaggtATGGTGGTCATTGAATAAGGAAAGCTCTGTTTATGGTGAAGAGTGGGAATGTGaatatttcttatatatagagaCTTGGGGGTCAACAAAAGCTTGCTGCATGCATTATTTCTCAAGTGGGTTGAATTGTATGGATGAGGTTCTTGCGACCGAGGACATGCAGACAAACCAGAGCGTTTAGCTGGATCAATATCTTCTCAGGAAAATTGGAATATGATTATATGAAGATGACATATTATAGGTAAGGAAAGGAATGTGGCTCAATATGAAATGCTCGAAAGAAATTGAATCGTTACTCCCCTGAGCTTTCTGAAgtcttctccttccttctcATCTTGAAAGATTGGGAAAAACAGGACCGCGGTTTGATGCTCTCTGACATGTGGACTACTGTATGGTGGTCAAGTGGGCCGTAGTATGAACTGATCTGTGGATTGTGCCGCTAACCTGGAATTTCCTTTGGGATAATGCCCATTTGCACATAAACAGAGATTTTAAAGCTCATTTAAATGGAAATAAGATTTcatagcccattccaatgaactAAACAAAAAGACGACCTTGCCCTTGCTACAAATCAACTAAACCACTCTCTTTCACATCCCGATctgatttcttctctctctctctcNNNNNNNNNNNNNNNNNNNNNNNNNNNNNNNNNNNNNNNNNNNNNNNNNNNNNNNNNNNNNNNNNNNNNNNNNNNNNNNNNNNNNNNNNNNNNNNNNNNNNNNNNNNNNNNNNNNNNNNNNNNNNNNNNNNNNNNNNNNNNNNNNNNNNNNNNNNNNNNNNNNNNNNNNNNNNNNNNNNNNNNNNNNNNNNNNNNNNNNNNNNNNNNNNNNNNNNNNNNNNNNNNNNNNNNNNNNNNNNNNNNNNNNNNNNNNNNNNNNNNNNNNNNNNNNNNNNNNNNNNNNNNNNNNNNNNNNNNNNNNNNNNNNNNNNNNNNNNNNNNNNNNNNNNNNNNNNNNNNNNNNNNNNNNNNNNNNNNNNNNNNNNNNNNNNNNNNNNNNNNNNNNNNNNNNNNNNNNNNNNNNNNNNNNNNNNNNNNNNNNNNNNNNNNNNNNNNNNNNNNNNNNNNNNNNNNNNNNNNNNNNNNNNNNNNNNNNttcttctctctctctctctctctctctctctctctctctctctctgccgaTAATGGTAACTCAGCCAAGAAGGTCGACCAActcctcctctcctccgcCATCTCCAACGGCGCAGAGATGGAGAAGATGCAAATCTAGAAGAAACGAGAGGAAGAGATGCGCAAATTATATGGCTAATTCGTCGCCGCCTCCTCCGACGTCGCAACTGGTGGTGGTGCACTGGTGCTTCGACCTCCGAGTCAAACCCTAACGTCGCCGCGATCACCACCTCTGTCCCGCCATCCTCGGCCTCCAAAGCCCTAATCGACGAGGAGAAAATCGAGACTCGATCTCGGACTGGCCGGATGAAGGAGATCAAGAGGTCGTCGGCGTTGTCGCAGCTGAGGAGGTATTACTTCATCAGCATATGAGATACTATTAATTCAAGATCTTTGTATGGTTTATGTTTTGGGTATTCAAACTCGTATGTGAAAAAAATTTTGCTTACTGAAGTCAAAGTATCTCATGTTGATGAAATATGGCTGCATTGAAGTTGTGACTAGACTCTTGCTATCTCATGTAATTTTATAGCACTTCGCAATTTACTTTTCATCTACTTTCATTGTCATTGCACCTGTATGGAGTTTGAAAAGGTTATTGGGAGTCGCTAATTGATTATTAGGAgccagtaaccaagttattaggggAGAAGGtatgtttaaaatgattatTGACTggcagtaactgattattgggggtcagtaactgattatgttctgatatttcttcttttctggtattattaagctgaaataagttgattattgggagtcagtaattgattattagaggttagtaacacgattattaggggtcagtaactggttactgggtgtcagtaactggtcagtaaccggttactgggggtcagtaactggttactgggtgtcaataactggtcagtaaccgGTTACTGGATGTCAATAACTGGTTAGTAACCGGttactgagggtcagtaactggttactgggtgtcaataactggtcagtaaccggttactgggggttagtaactgattattaggggtcattaactggtcagtaactggttattgggggtcattAACTAGTTACAGggaaaattccggtgaccggagtccgcgGTCGGGGAAATTCTGGTGACGGGATTTCGgcggtcggggaaattccggtgatcAGAGTCCgacggccggtgaccggagtccgacggccggtgaccagagtccgATGAGATTCTagccaagtattctctcttttattttctctctctatacatGTTTAAagggtgagggtaaaatagtcttaaaataatatgatttgttaagactttagtaaagatttgtgcatttgggcataaagatttgtgtatttgggcataaaaaaggttaccttatattgaaatgggctaatgaaaaagattatcattggaataggAAATAAGAGgcttaaattagtactaaatggaaaatgggcattttcccattTCCTTTTGTGCCcataaaacaacaaagaagtaTATTACATTAGTCCAgttcaccaacaacaacatagTAACAGAAAAAGGAACTCTGGCGAAAAGTCAGGTTCCGACAGCCTCTGCATGTGTGGGTATGAAAGCCCGTCGTTGTGACATGAGCTGCACGATTCGCTTCTATGGAAGTCCAGTCCCAAGTGCATCTGCCAACATAGGAAGAAAAGGTTCTGTTTTGCTGTACCAAAAGTTGAGTCTTCAGTTTTATGCCTTGTTCAATTCATCTACTACTTCTTTTGAGTCGGATTCGATGATAATTTCTCTTGCATGCAGGGAGGATGCGATTTTGGCAGGCACCGGCGAGGATTGCAAGAGCTTCTGCCTCGGTGATTGTGCTCGCAAGAGTCTTATGCTCGATCCCGCAAGAGTCTTAGTCATATGAGACTAATCACTGTAAGTACGAAATCTTTACCTCTGATTGTTGCTTGATTGGAACTAGTTAATAGCCAATTGTGAAAACTAGTGAATTTGTGTGTGAATATTCTCAAACCCATAGGTGAACCAAACCATATTAGTTCCACCCaaagaacaaaggaaaaataaatgctCACAACTTTCATTTGCAGTCCCACAATTAGGCAGATAGGATTAGAAAGAAggggaattttcatatacaccaaattttaaaaagtggtaaaataaaacccatataatattcttatatgatagacatctaaaatgtatcaattatgataaatattatgtcctattttttctaaattttacataatTGTCATCATTCAACTGctataacatataaatattataaataagcttaattgatgttgtcttaaataccttgattgtgagtttttcttctaacactaacatttttcaatcaatttacaagaatcatgtagttttctttatttttatgaaaaaatctagattaaaagaattcattctctaatttatacataaggtaaaatataatatgaataagatatctgatctaaaccctaaaccctaaatcctaaaccctataccctataccctaaaccctataccctataccctaaaccctatacctaAACCTatatcctaaaccctataccctaaacccaattttgtgtttcttctttttaggtatattatcatatcatgccctacttaataggtacattagaaacgtAAGTAGTATagagtaaaatgttctctcgattaagatgagaaatgatatatataataatatacctaaaaaaaagaaaattaatcaaagaacaagaacatgtacattacaattagacattttttaactatgtagagagacaccaaatgtgaggTTAGGAATGAAAAATATCATCTTATTACAAATAacatacttctgtatataacatatatatatacacacacacacacacacacacacacacaaaagttagtaataacaaggtaagaaattaaagaatgtaattgattatgacaaagttaaatctAACTAAATTTTAACgagtatttgagtttcaaattgatgctaaaattgagaaatataccaaatttagttttctaCTGTCTGAAtggcaaattagagaaaccgaaaaatgaagaaaactattaattatatatagacatttgctctatatggtaTGTTTGTTTACGTGGAGTAgctgtaaaataaaagaaaaatatgtatgagtttatcttaaaagaggtctagtattttgggtttttatctaattttctctagAAAGAATCTTTttcttgaagagattaagcATGGTTGGTGCAGCATTAATGAGCGCCCTCCATAAGAAAAGCTTTGCTTTGGGGAGTGTTTTTGTCTTCCAAAGACAATTCCAAATCTTTGGATCAATGATATGAGATGATCCTGTGACAGTAGGTCTAGGAGTGCTTGATTTCTGGTGCAGCCAATGATATCCAGAACTAACCAAATAGTTCCCAGACATAGACCAAGGCCAGACAAACTTGTCACAACCGTTACTCACTCCAATAGGAATACACCGACTCTGTACCAGGACCATTAGAACATAGGCGCTTTCATGGTGTCTAAAATGGCtttctaaataaaaaatagcCGAGCGAAGCCAATGATAGTAAAGCCATCAACATTTGTGAATCAAATATTCCTAGTAAAGCGCAGGATCCAGGATGCCCTTAATCATATTCCATGTAAGCTAAAATAATGGAGGTTATGGATCCGGCGATTCAATCTGCTTTACGGATTTCCACAAATTTCCATACAGCAGTTACATCGCGTATTTGCTCAACTCTCCTTTCGTGCTTTGTTCAGTTATGTTGTGTTCTTTGTCGACGCAAGTTCGTGGCCGTGC contains:
- the LOC101300788 gene encoding TMV resistance protein N-like yields the protein MTTIPAAASSSSSPPPFRRLTYDVFLSFRGTDTRNNFTDHLYTALIHNGIRTFRDDEELVRGESIGPNLLKAIEESRYVIVVVSRNYANSSFCLDEIAKIVDCKKEKGQKVLPVFYDVDPSEVRRQTWDYFVEAFEKHQNRFQGNPGTVKRWRDALSEVGDLSGWHLQNG